CAGACACATCCTGGTACTACCATTTTACCAGTTATTTTTAATTTGCAGGAGAATATTTTCGTCAATGAAATGCTCTCTAAAGGTTAGGCTTTAAGCATGCATTGTGTGCTGATAGGAGATGCCAAGTAATTCCTAGCAGAATGGCTTTGCTGGTGGAGTGAGAGTCAAAATGAAAGTGCCACTTGCAACAGAATTGTTGCTTCAATACCATGTGGCAAGGAAAGTATAAGTGCAAGGACTATAATTCTTAAAAAATGGAATGGTAGATAAGTTTTCAGTAGGATGCTTGGTTTGTGGGACTCATCATCCTATGGTGGATTGATATGTTACAGGATCATCCCATGATTTCCTACCAGGCTGTGCTTATTAGAGATGAGGTGGTGATAGACCAATTCATCCCAATCGTTGAACCAAAAAGGATAGTTAGGATCGAACGGTTTATTTTATTGAGGTGCATTGCATTCACTGGCCAGTTGACACTCCATCATACTTATTGTTCCGTGCTTAAAATGTTTGGGAATTGCTTCTCTTATGTTTTTGAATGCTGAGAGTATTTCTAGGTTCTATAGGTACTACTATGTGCAGTATACTTTTGCATTCCTACCGCGATAAGAGAATACTGATTCCTCTTTAATAATAAAAGTGAAATTTTAAGGGATGAGATTCTACAATGGAGAATATGAGGAAGTGGAACAGATGATAAACTTATGCCTTTCACCTTAGCACTAAGTCAGCTATATTTGAAAAACTTCATGTAAGGTTGTACTAGTATCTGATTCTTCATGTCTACCCGCATGGCCCTACTTGTTAACTGCTTCTATTATGCTTGCCATAATTTCATGCCAGCATCCTGGTGGTGAGGATCTTTGCAAATGGAAACCTTCATGTCCACCTGGTTTAATGCCAATTTTTcgaggggggggggaggggggtgggGTAGGGAACGCTAAGGAATTCTTGCACTAATATCGTTAAATACAACAACCTATTTTGAAGTTAATCTCAGTGATGCCGTTTGGAAAAAGTACCATGAGTTCCTACTTGGTTCATATGCAgtttgtcggtacatacagacaggggtacctcctgctagtgtgtccaacccgaggggcgcgaggttatccgtaaccttgcactaagcctttgggtgacggggcatacggcccgggcctgacagctggggtcacggtctccggacctcaccCCGCGCTCTAGCAGGTCCGGGGCCTCCATGTGTCCACGAGGACAAGGTCCTCAGAAACGGCTACTGCgggcccggaccaccgcggCGTGGTCTTGGGTCcctacgtgtggaagccggacccccagggggcctgCGACCCTGTGCCAGCTAGTACAGCCCGGACCTTCCTTCCCACCGGAGTGGAGGTCCGGTGCCGTCACGTGCCTCtgaggaagcggccgctaaaccagcaccgccacgtgtccggtggcggccagccttctgcgggaagccagcccaactaccgcattaaatgcgggtggttggggtgcgcgtgcctAAAACAGGGTatgggctgcccactgacacgttgggcaggtatgctgacaccacggtaagcccgccaattaccgaggcggcgcgtcgcatcaccgcACCGCGTGCGTGGGCgagcggcgtgtagtcacatcacagtgccgcgcgcgtgagcgaagggttattatgacctgctgcaggaggaccgcggcgtgcgctgctacagtgcgcgcggaggctacagcacggcaggtcaacatagcccTTTCGCCTCTCAGCGGGAACTGACCCTACAGTGACAGCATGTCTCTCACTACGTATGTCACTAACAGCAGACCCTGTGCTAGCGAGAtggcacatgaccataccctggtagaggatacgcacgggagccgaagaggaagatttccgaatctgtggcatttaaggctccaatgtgtacgttatttaatatattGCCAgatccacctgtcgggaccccgctcgGTGTACgtgctccccttgagcctataaaagggagagcgcgcacgttagaacTCAAGCTTTCTCAAGTTCCACGAACGTACAAGTTTCCCaaactcacaagcaatacaacacacagtggacgtagggttttacgctccggcggcccgaaccactctaaacccttgtgaGCTTCTCGCGTTCATACGAATCTTGATCTAGTATTCCTTgacttcccccaaactcatcctaaactagggtTAGgcggtgctttccgccacccggctggagaaatcctccgacacaGTTGTTTCAAATTTTGAAGTATATGTTCTTTCTTAGATGTTGTTAAAAAAAATAGCTTTCTTATTATCCTAAGGAGTTTGTTTTTGAGCTCTCATGTTTTTCATTTATTTTTCAGAATGTGCACCAGGGTTACCCAACAGAGACACTAGTGCGCTTCCTTAAAGCTAGAGAGTGGCATGTGAATAAGGCTCAAAAGATGGTAATTCTTAGTTCTGTAATTTTCCTTTCCAGTTTTCATATCAATGAATCATAAGTAAATGTTTCTTTACCTGAGGAAAAATTACTTTGCTAGCTTGTAGATTCTTTGAATTGGAGGATACAAAATGAAATCGATAGTATACTGGAGGTAAGTAGTTTCGTAGACCAAGCTCGTATATATTGAACTTATTTACACTTTCTTATTCATCTGCTTGTGCTTGACTATTGCAGAAACCTATTATCCCAGTAGATTTGTATAGATCAATACGTGATACACAGCTTGTTGGATTATCAGGATACTCCAAAGAGGTACAGCTGTCTTAAACATGTCATATTAATTTGCCTTGCATGCTCGCTGTTTGGACATTATTGGCTTCTGGCACCACAATATGCTTgaagtatatatatattcataGACACATTCTTCTGACGTATAATATGATGTACACTGAAGGGAAAGTGACTCTTAAATTCATTTTCAGAAGAAAATATTGTATGCAATATGTGTGAGACAATTCTCCGCTCACTCAAGATGAACTCAGTGATTTTGTGGTGCGAGTGCTTGCAGCATTTTCTGACTCTCTGCTTTTTAATAATTAATTTACACACAAAGATCGGCCTTAACAGCTGGAGGACATGGCCCTAGTGGCCCTGAACTTCAGGCACACTCCTGTGACTCTATCTGCCTAACTGAACTGTATAACCAACCTGTTAAAGACCAGGTCCGAACACTACTGGTGACAGACTAGGATTACACCATTACACCAACACTATGCAGTAGTATTATTTATTACTAGTGTGCACAAATGTGGTCCTTTTCTGTACACCTATGATGTGTTCTGTTCTTGTTAACTAGTAGGTTAGATACAGAGCAAGTTCGTGAAATTTGCACTTTCATCTTTTGTGCTTAACCAATGAATTCTAGGGTATCTATGCCATAAAATACTATCCAGTCTAGTTATTATATATAAATAAGCAAAGTTATTTAATTATCCTCTTCCTTCTCCTATTCCAGGGCATTCCTGTATTTGCAGTTGGTGTTGGATTGAGCACATATGATAAAGCTTCGGTAATTGTCTCTGATTCTTCCTAATAGTTTTAGTAGCTTTTGTCAGGATGCATCCATGTTAATCAAACTTAAGTAAATACTCTTGCACCAGCACTACTAACTTGCAATATAAATTGAGTTACTTATGAATTTAAGAGATTTTGTCCCTTTTGTCAGATTGCATCCGTATGTATTTGAGATCAAGTAATACTCGTCCAGTCCATGAATTTACGCCATACTTTATGGCTTTATGCACAATAAGTCATAAAATATTGCACTTTCAGGTTAACTACTATGTGCAATCTCATATTCAGATCAATGAGTATCGTGATCGTTTTATTTTGGTGAGTGTCCAACTAATGCTCCACGTACAATTAGGTCATCTTTACGGGCTTTCTTAACACATGTATATGCTCACTTTTGTTTCATCAAGCCTACGGTGACAAAGAAGTATGGGAAGCCTATCACCACCTGTATAAAGGTTCTTGATATGACTGGTCTGAAATTGTCAGCACTAAACCAAATGAAGGTACAGCCTGCAATGGCATTGTATTGTATCCTCCTCCAAACTGTAATTGTGTAAATTGTTTTTCATAATGTCCAGAGGTTGACAGGCGATTGGTATATGCCTATTTAAGTAACTCAATATACTGTATAAATAAGCTTGCATGCAAATGTTTTTAGGATAGGGATAAAGCCCTATTTAAATAAGTCAATGTTTTATACAAAACTTCACAAGGCAAATGCTGATCATTTTGTTACTCTACTGCTGACTAATTATTGATGTATTACAGATTGTGACTGCAATATCTACCGTTGATGATTTGAATTATCCTGAAAAGACTGAGATGTATTATATAGTAAATGCTCCATATATATTTTCTGCGTGTTGGAAGGTATGGAGTTTGAGATTTCATTACTCTGTTACTTTTGTTGTAAAGACACTGACATTTCATTTGATTTTAGGTTGTGAAGCCTCTGTTGCAAGAGAGAACAAGAAAGAAGGTTCATGTTTTGCGTGGTTGTGGAAAAGACGAGCTTCTGAAGGTAAGATTGCCTGTTAGTACCATTTTCTTTTCCACATAGTTTGCCAGCAAAGTCAAACAGAAGAATCAGAACATTGAAGATGGAACTTGAATAGAGTACTGTTGAGCATTTTCAACATTGCCATCACAATACCATTAGCACCTTTGATTCCGGAACAATGCAGATCATGGACTACTCTTCCCTTCCCCATTTCTGTCGATGGGAGGGTTCGGGTGCATCCAAACATGCATCAAACGACCCCGATGACTGCTTCTCTCTTGACCACCCCTTCCACAAAGAGCTCTACAACTTCATCCAGGAGCAAGCACTGAACCTGGAGCTCATCAAGCAAGGCTCCTTGCACGTGAAAATCCCCGAGCAGGATCCTGAGGATGCTAAGATCGTGGAGGTCATTGAGGCTGAGTTCCACAAGCTCGGTGTGGAGAAAAAGTCTGCCAACGGCGTCGACAAAGACTAGCACTCGCCTAATAATACAGCCTGATTCCGCTAGACATCGCTGGCTGTTTCTGATCCAACTGATCCTATTTTTCCTTGGCCACCCCCATTGGCCATCGCTGTTTCCTGGGGGTGAATATAGGTGACATATAGAAAAATCTTTTGCTGTTCCATCCATGATGCAGGACTGAGGCAACAGGATTGATACTGTATGGCCCTACTAGATAGACATAATCACCTGTCACCAGTTGTAAACCTGCAATGTGTTCTCACATGTACTCTGAACTTCGAAGATGATATCAATAAACCATCCTAGTACCTGCACTTTGAGATCAGCTTCAGAAATAATATTACCTCCTTAAATGTGTTCTCCTAAACGATGTCACATATCCAAAAAAAGTATGCAGTGTTCAGTCAGAAAGAATGATGGGTTTCGCCATTGCCATCTGCTGAGAGTTCAGTTCTTGTTCTGATTCAGTCTAGTCCTCTTCCTGAAACCTCTGATACTTGCATCACAGAAGTTACAGATCACATGGGGGGACAATTTGTACAGTTACATATCGGTAAGTGGCATTTGAGTCCTCTTACATTACATCAAAACGATtccagaaagaaaagaaaaactcaAAAAAATTGACATGAATTAATCCTCAATTGGCCGTTGATGGCTGGCACTTGGCGAGCTACCAAAATATAACCATATCAGCAAGGCTAGTGCGAGAGGAGAGCCTTGTGGCACTGGCAGCTGCGGCAGTGCTTCTCCGGCGCGTTCTTGCCGTCGCCGCTCTTGGCGTCGAAGTACCACCCGGCGAGCGTGTCGAAGAGGACTCCGGCCCCGACGCCGACGGCTAGGTCGATGGTGTAGTGCCCCCTGCACGCGAGCAGCCTGACCACCTGGAGCGCGTTGAGCGCGTCGTAGAGCCGCGCGAGCGCGAGCCGCCCCTCGCGGCGCATGTCGGCGGCCGCGATGACGGCGCCGGCGACGTGGCccgagaagaagaggaagaaggagaCGTTGCCCACGGGGAAGTCCATCCCGGACCCCAGGAACTCCTCCGGCAGCGGGAGCTGGGTGGCGCAGCCGAGCACGCCGCGGCAGGTGAACATCATGAGcgccgcgacggcggcgcgcggccgctGCTCGGCGAGGATGGCCCACAGGATGTACCCCGCCTGCATCGCGACGAACACCTGCGCGCACGCATGCCGATGTGAGCGGTGGCTCTGTCACTATGTCAGTGTCAGTGTCAGGGCCGAGCTGGTCACGTCGCGCTCGGCTCGGATTCTCGCGGCGGAGATCTACGGACGACGGGGACCGTGGAGCTGGCGGGCGGCGAGATGCAGAATCTTATCACGAAATCGGTGCGCGAACGCGCGACGCCACGACTATATCGCGTGTTCTTATCGGAAAAAAGAAGATGAAATTTGGGGGGTTTTGGTTGGTGGTGTGATGAAGCAGAGCCACCGGTttgttcctctctctctctctctctctctgctcgTGACCAGTTAGAGCTTGATAGGTCCCATGTCAAGTTGCAGTTGCCGGTCACGCAAATCTGTCACCCTCAGGTTTGGCTTGAAAACTACCCCTGAGCCACCAGCGGCTTGCATTGATAGCGCCCGCCAAGCTTTGCTTCCCTCGCCATCCAAAGACTCGCAAGAACTAGGCTGAATTGTCTAATTTTATACTGCTAATCCACTCGTGAATTGCTACACTAAtaataattcaggtggttcatTTGTCTACATGCTGATTGCTACCTGGAATAATTAACAGCACAAGAATGTGTAGAAACCCGACCAGCTCATACTAATGTAACAGTACCAGAGGTCTGAACAATGAGTCTGTAATTTCCTAATGGTGGTTTTGCAGAACACATGCATAAGGTTGCAGCAAACGCAAGCGTTTCGCTTAGAACGTACGTTTCCCACGGCCCCCATTGAAATTAAGCAAGAGAAGGTAAGGTAGGAGCACTTGCGAGTCAAAAATGGCAGCAGAAATGTACTAGAATTAAGATGCGCTCCAGGCAAGTCCCGGAGGACAGCACAGAGACGCAGCAGAGGTGCATTGAACCTAGTTcggccggcgaggcggcggcggagaaaaACCAGACGGTTAGGTAGGCAGGGAAGAGGCGCTGACCGTGTTGAGCGCGGCGAGGAGCGAGTTGAGCCAGGGCCGCGCGGCGACGGCGTCGTGCATGCCCTGCGTGGCGGCGAAGCCCAGgtccagcggcggcgcggcctggCTGACCATGGGGATGGTGTACTCGACGGCCATGAAGAGCAGGAGGCCGCACGCGAAGAGCGCCGGGAGCGGGTGCCGCCGCAGGacccccgccgcgcccgccaACGAGCACCACTCGGGCCGCCTCCACGTGCCCTCGCCGCCCCCCACCGCCGCGCCCATCGCCCCCTTCTCGGACGCCGGGTGGACCTTGGCCGCGGCGCCCTGCTCCTCCTtgctgcggcggcgcgcggtggcGGCGGACGGGTCGCGCGCCGCGGTGAGGCTGGGCGGCGGCATGCACGCGCGGGGCGGGGGAGGTGGCGCGTCGGTTGTGGGGGGAACGTGGGTGGGCCGGTCGGCAAAGCTGGCGTGTCGGCGGGTCGCGTGCGCGGGCCGTGCGGGGGGTGCCGAGGGACGCGCGGATTTCGACGGTTTTTAGGAGGTTTTTTTTTATAGGAGTTTTGGGGGGTGCGGGTGGACGGGCGGAGATCACGAGGCCGCGGCCTCCAGGTGAGTCCTCGTCGGTCCGTCGCGGCGGGGGATCAATGGATTAGTGGTCAGGGGTTTTATTTCAGTGTATAGTTTTATATTATAGTTATCAAAATAAGAGATGGATTTTACGGTGATGGAATTTTTCGTACATTCTATGAAACTTTCTACTTCTCTCTTCCCGCCGTATCAGCAAAATTGAtgatataagtataaaatttaATATTATAAAAATTTTTATGAAACCACCATTAATACTAACCTTAGCGGACCAGACAGAGCTGCACCGGTTGCACCTAGAGCGGTTTATGATAGGCAAGCAGCCAGCCATGAATGCAGTGCGGCGCCTCGGCCTGAAAATGCAGGTCTGGTGAGGCTTTGCCAACCATCAGCATCAGCGTAGTGAGATGGTAGCGAGACCGTCATGCCCTCGTGTCGGCCTGTTTAGTTTGATTTGTTTTTAGTTTTTTGAGTGGCAGGTTAGGCTCACGTCTGAGTTTGGTCTGGGATAAGATTAGCGACGGTTGGTACAGACGAAAACTGCACTTGTCCATCCTTTTTCTAAGAAAAAAAGGATGTATTTTATTTTGTCTAAGGCAGGTCTTCTTAAGTTTGTTCAAGTTTATAAAAAAATGTTAATACTTGATACGAAATAaaagaaatatatttttataatatATTTATTTGGTATTACAAAAATTGATATTCTTCCAAACCAGCCAATATGCTCGTG
The genomic region above belongs to Panicum hallii strain FIL2 chromosome 4, PHallii_v3.1, whole genome shotgun sequence and contains:
- the LOC112889763 gene encoding phosphatidylinositol/phosphatidylcholine transfer protein SFH9-like isoform X2, with product MADSACDDAVEQLAALLDQVEAPLKKTFENVHQGYPTETLVRFLKAREWHVNKAQKMLVDSLNWRIQNEIDSILEKPIIPVDLYRSIRDTQLVGLSGYSKEGIPVFAVGVGLSTYDKASPTVTKKYGKPITTCIKVLDMTGLKLSALNQMKIVTAISTVDDLNYPEKTEMYYIVNAPYIFSACWKVVKPLLQERTRKKVHVLRGCGKDELLKIMDYSSLPHFCRWEGSGASKHASNDPDDCFSLDHPFHKELYNFIQEQALNLELIKQGSLHVKIPEQDPEDAKIVEVIEAEFHKLGVEKKSANGVDKD
- the LOC112889763 gene encoding SEC14 cytosolic factor-like isoform X1 encodes the protein MADSACDDAVEQLAALLDQVEAPLKKTFENVHQGYPTETLVRFLKAREWHVNKAQKMLVDSLNWRIQNEIDSILEKPIIPVDLYRSIRDTQLVGLSGYSKEGIPVFAVGVGLSTYDKASVNYYVQSHIQINEYRDRFILPTVTKKYGKPITTCIKVLDMTGLKLSALNQMKIVTAISTVDDLNYPEKTEMYYIVNAPYIFSACWKVVKPLLQERTRKKVHVLRGCGKDELLKIMDYSSLPHFCRWEGSGASKHASNDPDDCFSLDHPFHKELYNFIQEQALNLELIKQGSLHVKIPEQDPEDAKIVEVIEAEFHKLGVEKKSANGVDKD
- the LOC112889764 gene encoding phosphatidylcholine:diacylglycerol cholinephosphotransferase 1-like; the protein is MPPPSLTAARDPSAATARRRSKEEQGAAAKVHPASEKGAMGAAVGGGEGTWRRPEWCSLAGAAGVLRRHPLPALFACGLLLFMAVEYTIPMVSQAAPPLDLGFAATQGMHDAVAARPWLNSLLAALNTVFVAMQAGYILWAILAEQRPRAAVAALMMFTCRGVLGCATQLPLPEEFLGSGMDFPVGNVSFFLFFSGHVAGAVIAAADMRREGRLALARLYDALNALQVVRLLACRGHYTIDLAVGVGAGVLFDTLAGWYFDAKSGDGKNAPEKHCRSCQCHKALLSH